In Monodelphis domestica isolate mMonDom1 chromosome 1, mMonDom1.pri, whole genome shotgun sequence, the sequence caagacctatttccatattattgatatttgcactagggtgatcttttagagtccactttcccagtcatagccccatcaacccatgtgatcaagcagttgtttttcttctgtctacACATATTCTAAAGCAATCAAAGGGCATGTTCTCATATTTATTCacaaattaatagaaatattaaCTTTCTCTCATTAATTAATCAAGCAGCTCTGAGCACCCATCCCAGtttataaataaatctttttctataagctttttttctcctcattctacCTGTTCCCCCAACAAATTCTCTATTTTCATAGGTTCAGATAAGTGTTAATATTGCTGGCTATACAATTGATTAACAGTGCACCGAGCTATAAAATGACATTTATATTCCAATAACATATAAGCTATGAAGAAAGATTAGTCAGAGTCATCTCTAACCAATAGCTATAGCTGCTGACTTCTTCACAGACCATACATAATCCAACAAGAATTCACCTTCTTTTGGATAGCAAAGCCCCTCAAGAATTCTCTTCAGAATATCTTTTCCACATAATAAAAActaaactcagttttctcaaaatatttctttagacGTTTGCACCATGACAATTGTCACTCGTTCTCTCAGGAAAGAAGTTCTCTTAgtcctttctccctctgtctttcacAGTCTCAGATATGACAGTGAACTCTAAACTATCTCTTCCTaagattttgtttcctttttcttatatacaCGTATCTGTATTCATACATCCATATGGATATAGTAACAATATCCATTTCTCTGTAGGAGGAACTATTGAAGCTGGAGTTACATAAGGAAGTGCTCTGGGGCTCCTTTAAATATTCTTCGTTTTCTCTTCTGCCTCCTCTATCACAGAACAAAGTAGTTGGGTTCCTCAAAGTGAGAATATTTCTTACAGACTTTGACAAAGAATATAACTTTTGGGCAGCAGGCCGTAGAAGTTTATAGGCCTCTGGCAGAACTGTGACAAAGCTCTGATTACATGGCCCctgacagacaaaaaaaaaaaaacccaacaacaaacaaaccccaaaccagAGTTTAAGTGCCCCTAAATCTCAATGACAATATGATATCCCTCTCTCGGGTCAGATAATCAACAACAAACATATAAGTGCCTTCTGTGATGCCCCAtttactgtgctaagccctggagatacaaagaaagacaaaggaaaaacaaaataaagcagaGATAGAGTTTTCTCTCTTCTTGAATCAAGATGGGGGGACATAAAGCTTTCAAGATGGACTGAGTCAGAGATCCTATGTGATGAATTATGACTGTCTCCCTCAAGCTTTTCCCTGGATCTGAGACCACTGGAAAGAAGACCAGTCGCTGATCAACATGCTCAGGACGCTAGCATTTGTCCATGGAGTTTTGTTCTCTCCCAGGACCCCTCCTTCAGTGAGGATGAGCAGCACTGGAGTGGACAAGAAAGGCGTTCTGGCTGACAAAGTGGCTCTGATCACAGGGTCCACTCAAGGGTGAGTGAAGACCAATTCCTAATTAAATGTGCAAAAGGGATACTGGGTTTCCTCTCAAAAATATAACTCTGACTTCTCCCTGTGTAGGGTCAGCATCTTTGAGCCCAAAAGAGGCTGGGGAGTAGGATTTTCTCCTAAAGAGGAGGACATCAGGAACAGGAGGTTAAGGATAGAAGGATTAAGGAATAAGACCATCTAGAgagtttcctttaaaaaaaaaaaataaaagtgtctCCTTTTCTTTGATAGCATTGGCTTTGCTATTGCCCAACGGTTGGCCCGGGATGGCGCCCATGTGGTGGTGAGCAGTCGCAAGCAGGAGAATGTTGATCAAGCTGTGGCCCTCCTGAAGGAAGAAGGACTGATTGCAAAAGGCATGGTGTGCCATGCAGGGAAGGCAGAGGATCGTGATAAACTAGTGACGATGGTGAGTGACCAAAGATGATGGTAGATAGTgtagagaaaaaaatacagaCCATTTTCTAAAACTGAGTCCTCTTCCATGGGCTCATGTAGTCTTCCCTCAGCAGATTCTGGGCCAATGAGAGCAGATCCTTAGAAGAGAAATGATCTTGGTGACTCAGGCTTTAGGGATGTTCAGAGCTGCGAATATAagacacttaagaaatgcttacaGATTTGATTTGGTCATTCAATAACACCTTATCTGGAATATGGCATTCTGATTGGCAGAGACAAGACAAGGGATTGGCTCACTTCTAGGGAGGGTTTGGGAATAAAAGTTCCCCTGTACCCTTAGAGTTTGAAATTTTGCCCTGTCCATTAATCTATCCATTAATTAGTTATCCACGAATTAATCTATCCATTAGCCAGTTTATTCCTTCAGTGTATGGGGGAGTCAAGTGTTGTAATGTCTTAAATACGACAAAAAAAAACCCcctcagattttatttttttattgatggAAGATATGCATAATAAAGGTAGGAACTTGTAGCCCTAGAGAGTAGGCAATGATCTTACCTTTTTCACTTATCTTTTAATCTTGCTTAGCTTCATTTGAATGCCAATCTGGAGAGGCTCATGGGAGGAAAATGGACTTTGTAGCCTCAGCTTCCACATAACTACTGTGAGGTCTCCTTACCAGACCTCCCCTCAATATCCCCAAATAGGTTTGAGGAGCACAAAATCCCTAGAAGGCATTAGAAGGAAACCACATAGAAGTTCTAACTCTATCAGATAATTATTTGGACTGGATTTTATATCATCACTGGATAAAAGTAGTGAAAGGAATAGATTTGTCTTTTACCTGGGGGCATTCTAGATGGATTATGAGAGTTCCTGTGGCCAAAAGATTTATCatcctgtagtcaagcaggtgATGAACCCATTTAAACTTAGCTGGACTGGCCCTTGCACTGTAGACATATAGAATCCAATTATAAGTCATTTCTACTTGATAAAGGGGCAGCTttatgactcagtggatagagtggtgggcctggagtcaggaagacctgagttgaaatttggCCTAAGGACCACAAGAAGACATCATCAAACATTATAAAAgtaagggggaagctaggtgactcagtgaattgagagccaggcttaaagactgggaggttctgggtttaaatctggcctcagacacatcctagctgtgtgaccctggacaagtcacttaacccccattgcctaactcttaccagtCTTCCATACTATATCAatactacacagtattgattctaagacagaaggtaagggtttaaaaatgtataagaatagaAAATTAGGTGGTCTTTTTCATAGAATAAGAGTGAAGAATAGCTAATGGTCAGCCTGAGTGGGATCCCATTTTGCCTTATTCTACTTAGAAGAAAATGTCAAGccactccagcatttttgccaatAAACCCCCATAGACAGCATTGGTGCACacgggatcatgaagagttacaGACGATTGAAAGATACAACAACAACCAGAACTTGATTTCTATTGGCACAACATTGGAGAAGCTGGTGTTACCTTCACACCACAAGGAGACAATGAGATACCCACAATGCAACAAATAAATCACCTGGAAGTTGTAACCAGTAGCCACTCACCAATGTTTGATGAAAGAGAGgtagaaatgaatgattttaatAAAAGTTGTGAAGTAGGGAACAAAGGGAAATTATGTGATTAAAATGAAAGTGACCAGAAGGCCCCAGAAGTTGCATTCTACATTGCAATTGCATGATGGGGCTCAGGCTTTAGCTATATTTGTCCCAGAATGTGTCTCCATGGCAATATCATCTCATTATctattaagagaaaaagaaatgggccaTCCAATAATCTTTACTTACCAAACCTGCTCTGGGAataattaaatgatataataatgatTCCAAGGCCTCATCCTACTGTGTGGGTAACCCTGGATTCTGGAATGAGCAGACTCAGGGTCCTACCAAGCTTTGGGTGTGGGTCTGGGGAAAGACTGAATGGCTGTTCCCTGAGGAAAGCCTAGAAAAGCCTTCACAAAAACTCATTGCAGAGAGGTTACAGCAACTCAGACAATTAACCAGCCAAGCCATAGAGTGCTTTCAGTCTTTCTAGACAAGAGTAACTGCAAGGATCcttgaaatattaaagaataataatGTAGAAGTTGTGACTAGGAGAAAACCAGTCAACTTAACAAGGTGAAAAGAGATGGCTAGAGGGCATCTCTCCACTCAAGGATGATGATTATTTTTTACCTCTCTTTAATGGGGTATGAACAgataacctaaaaaaaaaaaaacctattcaaCCTAAAAAGATTTTGACAGCTCTCTATTCACATCCCTATCGAGATAATTAATTTCCCTTATATAGTATGGGGGTTACACTTGGCTTGGGTCCATTGACACATGGATCAAAGGTGATCCTTTGgacatattgatttttttaaatgtaacaagaaattatttttttctgtctcccaCTTCCTTCCCCCCCTATACCCCcaacaagaaaggaaggaaggaaggaaggaggaagggagggagaaaggaaaggaaaaaaaaacagacctttACAACAAATAGGCCTAGTCAAGTAAAACAATCCCTctattagccatgtccaaaaatgtgtcttATTCTACTGGGTTTATCACCTCTGTATCAAGAAGCGAACATCATGCTTTATCATCAGTCCTCTGAAATGATGGTTGATCACCACATAAATCAGAATTCTTATGTCTTTTAAAGTTGATTGTCCTCAAAATTGTAATTTCATAAATTGTTGTCCAGGTCTGGCTCATTTCACTCTGATAAGTTTCTACAAGTTTTTTCAGGTAACATCCCTTTCATAATTTATTAtggcataatttctttttttttaaatacttaccttctgacctagaatcaatactaagtatcaattccagggcagaagagaggttaaggctaggtaattgggattaagtgacttatccatggtccCACAggtaagaaatgtctgaggccacataggaacttaggatctcccatctccaggtctggtgctctatccactgagtcacctcacttCCCCTATGGCATAATTTCTTATTCGCTTAtgttcatatgccataatttgtccattcattccccagttgataagaACCTTCTTAGGTTCCTGCATCTCAACAGTTATAGATCTATGCCTTGGACTTGGGCAGAAAAGGGAGCAAGCTGACAGATATCTAAGAGAGATCAGAGATCCCAAAAGATGAAAGcagagagagactagagagagaTGCTGGGAGAAGGGAAGTCTGCCTACCCAAACACCCTACCTCCAAGGAACTATTTATGCCGAAAGATGGCAAGAGTAAAACATGGAGAATAACTGAGCTGAACCTCTTAGAGAAAAGAGGGATATTTCCTGGATAATGCCAAGCTCCTGACCTGGGAGAAGAGGAATAATTCCTCTCAAGTTGCTGAACCAAGTCTCATTAAAAGAAGAGGAACAACCACATGGCCCAAGGCTGGTGTGACAGTAAGATTGAACCAAGATATGGAAAGGTGTGCCTGAACTTTGGTTTCCATTTTGAGTTATAGGAGTTGTGCAGTCCAGATAAAAAAGGAGTGATTTGTGATTCTCAAATAGCTCCAAGTGTAACAATCCAAAGGGAACCCGAACCTGAGGGCAACGCTGTAAGTCTAGAAGACTATAAAGGTCTCTAGGGGAAATCTGAGGGGCCATTGTCTCTACTGGGCATAGGGACGGCTCCCTTCGAGGGAAGTATGTACCACGAGGTGGCACTATGAGCCTAGAAAATTGTCAAGTCCTTGAGTAGAAGGTGAAGTTTCATTTGAGAATGAAGAGCTATTGTGTTGACTGGGAATGTGATCCTATCAGTCCATGGTTTTTTTCACTACTTCTGTGGGAGGAAATGAAGGTTGTTCTGCATCCAACATACATTATTAGCCCTTTTACCCACATTTGCAGGAAATAAGAAACACGTTATATTTTGAGGTTCCCAGGGGAAACCCTGGCCAGAggcataaagaaaagaacagcATAATTAGTGGGAAGATTCACCAAGACTGAACCCAGTTTACTGAAGTCCAAAATTGGGGTTCTGAGCCAAGGATGACAATATTAATTatactgtaataataataatgataaagataaTACACAATGCATTTGTTTTACCTCTTAAAGTTTACAGAGTTtattcctcacaacaacactgtgaggAATGGTTATAAGACAGCAtttagggtcagctaggtggctcagtagataaagagccaggcctgaagacaagaggtcttgggttcaaatttgacctcagatacttcctaggtgtatgactctgggcaggtcacttaagccctgttgcctagctcttacctttctcctactttggaaccaatacttaatactgattctaagacataagggaagggtttaaaaaataaaagtgtatTAGGACTGTCACTGGTTAAGAGAAGACCACCTCATCCTCTAAGACTGGAgcaaagaggagagaatggaggTGATGGGTTCAAGTATGGACCTGAGGTGGAAAGTGAAGTAGGAGGCAAAGTTCCcagatgagaaggaaggaggagggagtacCAAAGGTTGCTGCAGTAAAGAAGAGATTTGAAGCTGCTACTTTTAAGAGTATGATAGGGAGGCCATCAGAGAAGAGCAAAAATATTGACCTTGAAGCAGTGAATCACAAGTGAGAGTCTATGCcaagtactttgaaaaccttaaagcactgtataaaagtttattgttattattattattatagtaagaACTCCTTGCTTGACAGGAAATAGTAAGTCCACTCCAGAATCCAGCAAGGAAAGGCAACATCATCTAATAATTAGGAACtggctttgagtcaggaagacccagatgCAAATCCCAACTGTTACTTTCTATCTATGCAGtcattggcaaatcacttaacgtcTATTGCTTATCTATCCATTATCCATAtctttcagtttccacatctacaaAATCAGGGGGTTCACTTTGGTAGCCTCTAAGGCTCAATCCCAGCTCTATGTCTATGTGTTCATAAGGACTCCACACATACTGAGTCTGCATGTCAGACCACCCCTTCCCAATCTAGCAGAAGAGAGACCTAGAAATAGACAGTCAGAGAAACACagacatagagaaagagaggCTATGGATTACCTCCCCATCAtttctgttataaagatttttttccaatttgttgcttcccttctaattttgtttgcactggttttgtttgtacaaaaactttttaatttaatgtaatcaaaattatttattttatatttttgtaattttttctaactcttgcttggtcttaaaatctttcctttcccaaagatctaacaagtatactattctatgtttacctaatttacttatagtttccttcttaatattcaagtcattcacccattctgagtttatcttggtgtagggtgggatatgttggtctaaacctaatctctcccacactgttctccaatttttccagcagtttttgtcaaatagtggattttggtcccaaaagctgggatctttggatttatcatagactgtcatgctgaggtcacttaccccaagtctattccactgatcctctctcctgtctcttaaccagtaccatattgttttgatgaccactgctttttagtacagtttaagatctggtactgctaggccaccttccttcacatttttttcattatttcccttgatactcttgatcttttgttcttccaaatgaatgttgttatgtttttttttctaattcagtaaagaagtttcttggtagtttgccCCCCATCATTTCTGACTCCATCTTTCCCatgtctctttctcccctttagGTGGCAGACCAATATGGTGGTGTTGACTTCCTGATTTGTGCTGCTGGAGTAAACCCCCTTGTAGGGAGCACTCTGGGAGCCAGTGAGCAGGTGTGGGACAAGGTGAGGCCTTAGGAGCTGGATTCAGGATCAGATTCCATGATCTGTGGGTTATGTGCTCTCTGATATAGCTGATTACATACACAACTTTAATCTGGGATTCCAACCTACAACTCTCTTAATGCCAAGAAAGCAGATGCCCACCCCCTTAGGCTTTATCTTAGTCTCCATTCACAAATTTTACTCAGGCACAATGCTGGAGCCAAGAACCTTTGTCACCAAGATCTTGGAGCAGAATCTCCCTGCAGTGGTCTTGGCTCAAGTCATAGACCACATGGAACATGTTCTGTCTCTTGGAATGACCTTTTCATCTGCCTGGCACAGGGATCAGCCCTCTGGGATGAGACAAGGAAATCTCAGTCTGCCCATGGAATAGCTGCCTTCACAGAAACAGGAAGGATATCCTTCTCAGACTCTACTGTCACAGCATCAGTCATGAACCCTAGAGGACATGTCCTATTGGTCATTCTGATTTTTTTGTGACCTTGAACCTGAATGGTGGCATCCACTCTAATGAGGTGCCAGGACCTCAGGTCCAGCGCATTACTATTGGGCTAGAGTTCTGTCACtgacagaactttttttttactcactTTCCCTCTGAGTGAATGAGTGCCCTCTTCAAGGGGTCATCATATAGGCTATGCTCATCTATTAAAAACCACttctgggggcaactaggtggctcagtggattgagagtcaggcccagagatgggaggtcctgggttcaaatttggcctcagatacttcctagctgtgtgaccctgggcaagtgacttaacacccattgtctagcccttaacactcttctgccttggaaccaatacacagtattgactccaagacggaaggtaagggtttaaaaaaaaaaaacacttctatTTAAAAACTATCCTATTCTTCCCTTTGGGTCATCTCCATTTAAGCAGACCTATATACAgttcaatcattttagtcatgtctgaatctttgtgatgccatttgaattttcttggcaaatatactggagtggcttgATATATTCCGtcgcattttacaaatgaggatccAAGGCCAACAGGATTGAGtgatttgtcctgggtcacacaactagtaagtgtctgactctagatttgaactcgggaagatgaatcttcttgatttcatGCCTGGCACTCTAGTCATTATGTCACTCAGCTGCTCCTTTATGAACTAGTTCTTCTACGTTCCCTCTACTCTTATTTCCTCTTACCTTGTTCTTGTAGAAGAGATTGGTTTGGATGGGGAGAAATCACTGTGGGGAAAAACATCTATAAGAGATTTTCCTAAATTGCATATTCATAGTGTTTCATCACCATCTGAGCAGGGACCAGTTTCCTTGGGTATCTCCATATATCCCTGTATTCCTTCTTGGGATCTCATGTAGAAAAAAGAGTTATCAACTTTCTAGCCACTTCCTACAGGAAAACTTACAGAATTCAAGTGACCCCTGAAAGCaagaaatcagaaataactaaattGTATCTTCTTCTTCTGAATGCAGATTTTGGATGTGAATGTGAAATCCCCAGCCCTGCTGCTGGCCAAGCTGTTGCCTTATATGGAGAAAAGGGGGTatggaatggaggaaggagaataAGTGGATTACTGGACACAGGAGCTGGAACAAGCACAGCAATAAATCTATGACATCAGCAATTAGATAAACTCTCTTTACTATATCTAGGGATAACCTAAAACTTCCTCTCTCATTCCCTCTTCCTTTAAACTCTGAGGTAGGGTTCCCCTAAGAGAAGCCCATgccatttttcaaaaaatatcctGAGATAGAATGGGCTGCCCTTGGAGTATAGTCAGTAGAGTTCTTCAACCAGaagctgaatgaccacttgtcagggaATTTATAGACAAGATTCAAGATTCAAGGTGGTTAAACCACATCATTTCTGAGGTCTAATGTGACCctttaattctataattctataatctC encodes:
- the DHRS2 gene encoding dehydrogenase/reductase SDR family member 2 encodes the protein MLRTLAFVHGVLFSPRTPPSVRMSSTGVDKKGVLADKVALITGSTQGIGFAIAQRLARDGAHVVVSSRKQENVDQAVALLKEEGLIAKGMVCHAGKAEDRDKLVTMVADQYGGVDFLICAAGVNPLVGSTLGASEQVWDKILDVNVKSPALLLAKLLPYMEKRGSSSVVLVSSVTGYVPVPKLGPYNISKTALLGLTKTLAVELAPKGIRVNCLVPGLIKTDFSHILHEDEAFKKDFKNLYGMQRTGQPEDCAGIVSFLCSPDASYITGENIIVAGFSPKL